One window of the Primulina eburnea isolate SZY01 chromosome 18, ASM2296580v1, whole genome shotgun sequence genome contains the following:
- the LOC140819798 gene encoding uncharacterized protein: protein MDSLQQIGLPVVGIVAAAALTFYVVSFAEMREKSLKDLEEREGGDENGGFKSSLSSRERRARRKAEKQAKS, encoded by the exons ATGGATAGCTTACAGCAGATAGGGCTTCCTGTGGTGGGCATTGTGGCCGCTGCTGCGCTTACTTTCTATGTCGTTAGTTTTGCCGAGATGAGGGAG AAATCATTGAAAGATTTAGAAGAGAGGGAAGGTGGTGATGAAAATGGGGGATTCAAATCATCTTTGAGCTCCAGAGAGAGGAGGGCAAGAAGGAAGGCTGAGAAGCAAGCTAAATCTTGA